The window AATCCCAATTTTCTAAATAATCTGCAACTCTACGCACAAACATTCCACCTAAAGATCCATCAACCACTCTATGGTCGTATGATAAAGAAAGGAACATCATATGCCGAATAGCAATTACATCTCCATGCTCCGTTTCTAAAACTGCAGGTTTCTTTTTAATAGCGCCAACAGCCAAAATTGCAACTTGTGGCTGATTAATTATTGGTGTTCCCATCACATTTCCAAATGTACCAACATTTGTTAAAGTAAAAGTTCCGCCTTGTGTTTCATCAGGTTTTAATTTAGAAATTCTAGCTCTTCCTGCCAAATCGTTTACCGCTTTGGTTAAACCAACAAGATTAAGTTGGTCGGCATTACGAATTACAGGAACAATTAAATTTCCGCTAGGCAAAGCAGCAGCCATACCAATATTGATATCTCGTTTTTTTATGATTTGTGTTCCATTTACAGAAACATTAACCATCGGGAAATCCTTAATCGCTTTAGCTACAGCTTCTATAAAAATTGGTGTAAATGTAATTTTTTCGTTTTCACGTTTTTCAAAGCTATTCTTCACTTTGTTGCGCCATAAAACCATATTGGTAACATCGGCTTCCACAAAAGAAGTTACGTGAGGAGAAGTGTTTACGCTCATTACCATATGATCGGCAATTAGCTTACGCATTCTATCCATTTCAATAACTTCATCTCCACCACTAATACTGGTAGTGGATGTTTTATTTACCGCAACTTGTGAAACTGCCATTGGCTTACTTTCTGTAGATCCGCTTGCAGGTGGAATTGGGGGAGTTGATGTAACAGTTTTAGTTATAACAGGATTGCCTCCACTTCTATTTGAAATATAATTTAATAAATCGTCTTTATTTAAACGTCCATCAGCACCAGAACCCTTTATCGAATCGAGTTCTTGTGTAGAAATTTGCTCTTGAGCCGCTATACTTTTTACCAACGGAGAATAAAAGCGATCAGATGAGTTCGCAATAGCAACTTTCTCTTCAGTTGGTAATTGTTCAATCCCAGGAATTATTTCAGGTTTTTCATCAACAACTGGAGCTTCATTAACAGTTTCTTTAGCTTTTATATCATTATTGCCTTCGGTTTCTATGATTGCAATAACATCACCGACTTGAGCAATTTCATCGGCTGCAAAAAGTTGTTTTATTAGTTTTCCAGCAACTGGCGATGGCACTTCAGAATCTACTTTATCCGTTGCAATTTCTAGTATGGTATCATCTAAATCAATAGAATCGCCAACTTGTTTTACCCATTTAATTACCGTTGCTTCTGCAACACTTTCACCCATTTTTGGTAACAATAGTTCGTATTGAGCCATATTATATTACAGTATTATATATTGGTATTGTCGCAAAAATACAGATTTTATTCTTCCTGTAAGTCTTCATTAAGTAGATTTAATAACATGATAAGCGCTGAAGTAGCCGAACGTTCTATGTTTTGAATACGTTTGTTGCTGAAATTAAATACTTTAGCTACCGTTTTATTTTTCGTCGAAATCGCAATCCAGACCGTACCAACTGGTTTATCAGCTGTACCACCATCCGGACCAGCAATACCACTAACGGCAATGGAATAATCAGTTTTAAAATGTTTAATCGCACCTTCGGCCATTTCAGAAACCGTTTGTTCACTCACCGCACCAAATGTAGTTAATGTGCTTTCTTTAACGCCTAAAATAGATTCTTTTAGTTCATAAGCATAAGCAACTGCACCGCCGAAATAGACAGATGAACAGCCGGGGTGTTGCGTAATTAGGTGTGCAATATAGCCGCCTGTACAACTTTCTGCGGTAGAAAGAGTCAAACCCCTATCTCGCATTATATTTAAAACAGCCTTTTCTAGAGGGATATCATCATCAACTATTACGAACTTTTTAACCTTTAAAATGATTCTCTGGGCATAGGTTTCTACCTCTGCTTTAAGTAAGTCCTCAGCATCGCCTTTGGCTGATAAACGCAAACGAACCTGACCAAGCTTAGGTAAATAAGCCAGTTTTATATAGGCTGGCAAACTATCTTCAATTTCTTCTATTTCTTTAGCTAAAAATGACTCTCCAATATTAGCGGTTAAAATTGTTTTGTGTATAATAAATGGCAATTTGAATCTACTCGTAATGCGGGGAAGAATTTCATCATCCATCAAATACATCATCTCGAATGGAACGCCTGGCATGGAAACAATAATCTTCTCATTTCGTTCAAACCACATACAAGGAGCTGTTCCATTTTTATTTACAATAACCTCACAGCCATCAGGAACGTCGGCTTGCTGAATATTAATATCCAATAAAGGACGATTGTATTTTTTAAAAATCTGACGAACCATTTCTAAAGCTCCTTCATCTCTCCGGAAACCCATTCCGAAATATTTACCTAAAGTCTTCTTCGTAATATCATCTTTAGTTGGACCTAAACCGCCTGTTATCAAAATCAAATCAGCACGTTTTTCTGCTAAAGCCAAGGCTTCCATAATGTGAAGTTCATCATCAGAAACTGATGTAATTTGCTTTACAGAGACACCAATTGCATTAAGTTGCTTGGCCATCCAGGCGGAATTGGTATCGACAATTTGACCGATGAGCATTTCATCACCTATGGTTATAATTTCAGCAAACATATAGATTATTGATATTCGTAATAAAAATTTTGTCTTTTGCTTAGTTTCAAATCCTGCAAAATTGACGCTTTAACTTTTAAGGTTACAGAGTAGCTTTTATAAGCACCGCTTGGGGTCCAGCCAACACTTAAATCCCAGCAATGTAAATCGCGGTAAATTCCAAGAACAGGAGGAACTAACCCTTTGTTTTTAAAATCGAAACCTGAGGTGAAAGTTACTTTCCATTTTGGGGTTAGATTTAAGTCGCCATTAAAGTTAACGGTATTACTGACGTTACTTACGCCTAAATCATTTGTGTATTGAAAACTGTATGAAAACGAAAAATTCCATGGCACATTAAAATCTACAAATGCATTTGGATCACGACTTATTGCTGCCAATTGTTCAGATTGTAAAGGACTTAAACCCTTCTTATTTGCAACTTCAGTCAACTTATCATTGGCTTCATTTTTCTTTTTTAAGGCTTCGGGATTTAAACTGTAATCAAACGAAAAACCTATACTCGTTAGCCGAGGTAGAGAACCTCTTTTCCAAGTATAAGTATCACTTTTGGTATAAATTCCTGTTGTTTGATCAAAATCTAATGCATAAGGATCAAAGTTTCCATTATAATTAATTCCTAGTTTATCCGTGAACTGAGATCTTCCACTAAAAGATAAGTTTGATAATTTATGGATAGTTGCCAGAAAATTATAATTTCCATTAATAGTAAAACCTTGAATAATTGGAATTTTTCGCTCACCAGTTCCGGTAGTATCTTTGCTCGATTTCACTTTCAATTCTACAGTATTATCCAATCCAAAGCCAATAGAAGCTGTTTTACCAGAAAATGAACCCGGTTGCGCCATCCCTTGAAAGGTTGAATATAATAATTGTTGGTTATTAGCATCAAGAATTTCTCTATTATTCTGATCTCTGGCTATTCGATAAGGGCCATTTCCTTCTTTTTGAAAATCCGGAGAGTAATTTAAAGAAACAGTCGGCGTCATTACATGCCTTAAAGCCTTAATGTTGCCTAAATTATTAAATACTTTTTTACCATATATTTTAGTAGACATACTGGTAGACAAATTATAACTTCCGGCTCTTTTAAATCCACTAATGGTGTCAGTACGAATGGTGTAAGTGTTGTCAGGAAAAGTGGTATAACGGTTATTAATGGTTTGGAAATTCCAATATTCATTATAAGTTCCACCTAAACTAAAATTTAAATATTTTAATGCCGTAAAAGACATGTTAAT is drawn from Pedobacter mucosus and contains these coding sequences:
- a CDS encoding dihydrolipoamide acetyltransferase family protein, producing the protein MAQYELLLPKMGESVAEATVIKWVKQVGDSIDLDDTILEIATDKVDSEVPSPVAGKLIKQLFAADEIAQVGDVIAIIETEGNNDIKAKETVNEAPVVDEKPEIIPGIEQLPTEEKVAIANSSDRFYSPLVKSIAAQEQISTQELDSIKGSGADGRLNKDDLLNYISNRSGGNPVITKTVTSTPPIPPASGSTESKPMAVSQVAVNKTSTTSISGGDEVIEMDRMRKLIADHMVMSVNTSPHVTSFVEADVTNMVLWRNKVKNSFEKRENEKITFTPIFIEAVAKAIKDFPMVNVSVNGTQIIKKRDINIGMAAALPSGNLIVPVIRNADQLNLVGLTKAVNDLAGRARISKLKPDETQGGTFTLTNVGTFGNVMGTPIINQPQVAILAVGAIKKKPAVLETEHGDVIAIRHMMFLSLSYDHRVVDGSLGGMFVRRVADYLENWDFNREI
- a CDS encoding competence/damage-inducible protein A, with the translated sequence MFAEIITIGDEMLIGQIVDTNSAWMAKQLNAIGVSVKQITSVSDDELHIMEALALAEKRADLILITGGLGPTKDDITKKTLGKYFGMGFRRDEGALEMVRQIFKKYNRPLLDINIQQADVPDGCEVIVNKNGTAPCMWFERNEKIIVSMPGVPFEMMYLMDDEILPRITSRFKLPFIIHKTILTANIGESFLAKEIEEIEDSLPAYIKLAYLPKLGQVRLRLSAKGDAEDLLKAEVETYAQRIILKVKKFVIVDDDIPLEKAVLNIMRDRGLTLSTAESCTGGYIAHLITQHPGCSSVYFGGAVAYAYELKESILGVKESTLTTFGAVSEQTVSEMAEGAIKHFKTDYSIAVSGIAGPDGGTADKPVGTVWIAISTKNKTVAKVFNFSNKRIQNIERSATSALIMLLNLLNEDLQEE